From Enterococcus wangshanyuanii, the proteins below share one genomic window:
- a CDS encoding metallophosphoesterase family protein has product MDDLKSRINPNLLSIGFQTDSHYDLWYYVKHTSDGITKVNNLTYLQDSVDVLIAGGDNVQSGRIGKQLNTTIMNQWLSFFFAGNQADRFALRGNHDDGSQKPSEFNTVNPLLSDVISSEEFKKMYRTSFSNYGEVRDGDSLYGYKDYPKYKIRVIFVDSVDNPTIVNSEGKLKYYGMGTMGFRERQLKWIADEALKKCPDDYHVVMFSHVPIDGSQNEANSINHDSLIKIIKAFNDRVLTTISSDTTSKYREDFSVNFTVDFSKRKASNFAAYIAGHNHTEKIIQVEGFNVIICRQAVFEDWQPESLLGTAGEDALQVIQIDPTNRKIMILGCGRSTNREYQY; this is encoded by the coding sequence TTGGATGACTTAAAGAGTAGAATAAATCCGAATTTACTGTCAATCGGATTTCAAACCGATAGTCATTATGATTTATGGTACTATGTGAAACATACTTCTGATGGTATTACGAAAGTTAATAATTTAACTTATTTGCAGGATTCTGTCGATGTATTGATTGCTGGAGGAGATAATGTCCAAAGCGGTCGGATAGGGAAACAACTTAACACAACGATAATGAACCAGTGGCTGTCGTTTTTCTTTGCCGGCAATCAAGCTGACCGCTTTGCATTACGAGGGAATCATGATGATGGTTCTCAAAAACCAAGTGAATTTAATACTGTAAATCCATTGCTAAGCGATGTGATTTCATCAGAAGAATTCAAAAAAATGTATAGAACAAGCTTTAGTAATTATGGTGAAGTTCGAGATGGTGATAGTTTATATGGATACAAAGACTATCCAAAATATAAGATTAGAGTTATTTTTGTTGATTCAGTGGATAATCCAACAATAGTTAACTCAGAAGGGAAATTAAAATACTATGGTATGGGGACGATGGGCTTCAGGGAACGTCAATTGAAATGGATAGCTGATGAAGCGTTGAAAAAATGTCCAGATGATTACCATGTAGTCATGTTTAGCCATGTTCCAATTGATGGTTCACAAAATGAAGCAAATTCGATTAACCATGATAGCTTAATAAAAATTATTAAGGCCTTCAACGATCGAGTTTTAACCACGATTTCTAGTGATACTACCAGTAAGTATCGAGAAGACTTTTCAGTGAATTTTACTGTGGACTTTTCAAAACGGAAGGCTAGTAACTTTGCTGCTTACATCGCTGGTCATAACCACACTGAAAAAATAATACAAGTTGAAGGATTTAATGTCATTATTTGTCGACAAGCAGTGTTTGAAGATTGGCAACCGGAATCTTTACTGGGTACTGCTGGTGAGGATGCGTTACAAGTGATCCAGATTGATCCTACAAATCGAAAAATTATGATTTTAGGTTGTGGACGATCAACTAATAGAGAGTATCAATATTAG